The Sulfolobus sp. A20 genomic interval AACAATAAAGTTATTACTATAGATGAGTATCTTAAAAAAGTTGTTAGTAGGTAATTTCTATTCCTCTACGTCTATATTTTAAACTTTTTAATATTGTTGAGAGTTATATTTAAAAATCTATTAGTTATATATTAACAATGTGAAAGTTGTAGTAGCGTTTGATGGATCAGATAGATCGAAAAAGGCGTTGTTTTTTGTTATAAGATTAATTAAATCTGATGACGAAATACATCTAGTTACAGTAATCAAAGAAGCACCTAAAAGTCCAGAACAAGTAATAATTGAAAGTGAGAAGAAGGCTTCAGAGATGCAAAACGAAGTAATTAAGGAGTTAGAAGGATATAGAGTAGTTTCTAAAATACTCGAAAGTAATGAGGTAGCAGAAGCATTAATTCAATATTGCAATAATATTGGTTGTGATTTAATAGTTTCTGGAAGTAGAGGTCTTACGGGTATTAAAAAAGCGATATTGGGAAGTGTGTCGAGTGAGCTTGTTTCTAAAGCTAATGTTCCAGTCTTAGTGGTAA includes:
- a CDS encoding universal stress protein, whose protein sequence is MKVVVAFDGSDRSKKALFFVIRLIKSDDEIHLVTVIKEAPKSPEQVIIESEKKASEMQNEVIKELEGYRVVSKILESNEVAEALIQYCNNIGCDLIVSGSRGLTGIKKAILGSVSSELVSKANVPVLVVK